From the genome of Fusobacterium perfoetens:
ATTGTTATAGGAGTAAGTTCAAACTTAAAAGTTGTAGCAGGAAGTATTAAAGCTGGGGCATATGATTATCTTTTAAAACCTATGCCGACTTCTGAAATACTGAGAGTGTGTGCAAAGGCTGTAAGAGACCATAAACTTATGGCTGAAAGAGTTGAAAGAAATAAAAATATAGGAGATAAACTTATAGGTCAGACTAAAGAAATAGTTCAAGTCTATAAAAAAATAGGAAAGGTTTCAGCAGGAAGAATGCCTGTTCTTGTATCTGGAGAAAAAGGAACAGGAAAGAAAAGTGTTGCTCTTGCAATACATCAGTTTGGCGATACTTCTAAAAAACCTTTTATAAGTATAAACTGCCTTTCATTCCCTCACTCTCTTCTTGAAAGAAGACTTTTTGGTTATGAAAAAGGTGCTTTTGAAGGAGCAATTTTCTCACAAGCAGGAGAGCTGGAAAAGGCAAATGGAGGAACACTTCATCTTGGAAATGTGGAAGCATTAAGTCTTGATGTTCAGTCAAAACTTCTTTATTTCCTTCAGGAAGGAGAATTTTTCAGACTAGGAGGAGCAGATCCTATTAAAACTGATATGAGAATAATAGCAACATCTTCTGTAGATCTTGGAAAAGAGGTACAGGCTGGCCGTTTCATAGAAGAACTTCTTGATACTTTAAAAGTTCTTGAAATAGTTATTCCTCCTCTTAGAAACAGAAAAGATGACATTCCTTTTATAATAGATAACTATTTAAGAGAATGTAACAGAGAACTTAATAAATCTGTAAAAGGTGTAAGCAAACCTGCTATGAAAAAAATTCTTAGATTTGACTGGCCTGGAAATGTAAATGAACTTAAAAATGCAATTAAATCTGCAGTTGCAATGTGCAGAGGAAATACAATAGTTATAGAAGATCTTCCAGCAGATGTTGCAGGAGTAAGAGCTTCAAGAAGAAATACAAACTATCAGACATGGATGCTTAATGAATGGATAGAAGATGAAATTAAAAATTATAAAAAATCAACTCATAAAGGTTCTTATTATACATATATAATGGGACAGGTTGAAAAAGAGCTTATAAAACAAGTTCTTGAGCAGACAAATGGAAAGAGAATTGAAACAGCTGAAGTTCTTGGAATAACAAGAAATACACTTAGAACTAAGATGATAAATTATGGGCTTGAGTAGGAGAAATTCATATGCATATAACATTATATAGAAAGTACAGACCAAAAGATTTCAGTGAAATCGCAGGAGAAGGGGATATTGTAAGAACTCTTAAAAATTCCCTTGATAACGACAGAATTTCTCATGCCTATCTTTTCAGTGGGCCAAGAGGGGTAGGAAAAACAACAAGTGCCAGACTTATAGCTAAAGGAGTAAACTGCCTTAAAAATGGAATAAGCAGTACACCATGCAATGAATGTGAGAACTGCCGTGAGATTGATAACGGAAATTTTATAGATCTTATTGAAATTGATGCTGCATCAAACAGAGGTATTGATGAAATAAGAGAACTGAAAGATAAAATAAATTATCAGCCTTCAAAAGGAAGAAAAAAAATATACATAATAGATGAGGTTCACATGCTTACAAAAGAGGCTTTTAATGCTCTTTTAAAAACATTGGAAGAACCTCCTGAACATGTAATTTTTATTCTTGCAACAACAGAACCAGATAAAATTCTTCCTACTATTATTTCAAGATGTCAGAGATATGATTTTCAGCCTCTTACATATGGAGAAGTTAAAGAAAAGCTTTCTGAAATATGCAGAGGAGAAAATGTAGAAATTGATGAAGGAAGCCTTGGACTTATATATGAAAGTTCAGGGGGAAGTATGAGAGATGCTATATCAATTCTTGAAAGAGTTATAATAACATATCTCGGAGAAAAAATAGATGAAGATAAATGCAGTAAAGTTATAGGAGTTACATCTAAATCACTTTTAAAAGAATTTTTAGATATTATAAAAGGAGGAAGAGTTTCAGAAGGAGCAGTATTTTTAGATAAACTGTGGCTTGAATCTCTTGATATAGAAAAATTTTTTAAAGACTTTGGAAAATATGTAAAAAATCTTGTCCTTGAAGGCAAACTTGAAGCAGAAGAGGGACTTGGAATAATAGGAAATATTTTTGATTCCCTTAATAAATTCAAAAGTGAAGAAGATAAAAGACTTCTTGGATATGTAGTTTTAAACAGTCTTATAAAGAAAACAAAGCAGGAAGTAAAAGAAGTTGTAGTTGAAAAACAGGTTGTTTATAAAGAAGCTCCTAAAAAAATAGAAACTTCAGAAACTGTGTCAAGAGAAGTTTTAGAAGAGGT
Proteins encoded in this window:
- the dnaX gene encoding DNA polymerase III subunit gamma/tau, whose translation is MHITLYRKYRPKDFSEIAGEGDIVRTLKNSLDNDRISHAYLFSGPRGVGKTTSARLIAKGVNCLKNGISSTPCNECENCREIDNGNFIDLIEIDAASNRGIDEIRELKDKINYQPSKGRKKIYIIDEVHMLTKEAFNALLKTLEEPPEHVIFILATTEPDKILPTIISRCQRYDFQPLTYGEVKEKLSEICRGENVEIDEGSLGLIYESSGGSMRDAISILERVIITYLGEKIDEDKCSKVIGVTSKSLLKEFLDIIKGGRVSEGAVFLDKLWLESLDIEKFFKDFGKYVKNLVLEGKLEAEEGLGIIGNIFDSLNKFKSEEDKRLLGYVVLNSLIKKTKQEVKEVVVEKQVVYKEAPKKIETSETVSREVLEEVPTVNISLEDIKNRWTEIVRAAKNEKMTFSAFLMDALPYKVEENILYIRFNSNLFAKEQMETEYYNTIFQDVVERITGVKLRIKYIFKENKNEKGKNESDFTSQLMTYFSEEN
- a CDS encoding sigma-54-dependent transcriptional regulator, with translation MTFLGFRVEKDLREELEGNTEHGLIYVEAVGDFIDQLKEKNHDCVLIEEKNLPVETLVNLIKKVNEFQQKTVVIVIGVSSNLKVVAGSIKAGAYDYLLKPMPTSEILRVCAKAVRDHKLMAERVERNKNIGDKLIGQTKEIVQVYKKIGKVSAGRMPVLVSGEKGTGKKSVALAIHQFGDTSKKPFISINCLSFPHSLLERRLFGYEKGAFEGAIFSQAGELEKANGGTLHLGNVEALSLDVQSKLLYFLQEGEFFRLGGADPIKTDMRIIATSSVDLGKEVQAGRFIEELLDTLKVLEIVIPPLRNRKDDIPFIIDNYLRECNRELNKSVKGVSKPAMKKILRFDWPGNVNELKNAIKSAVAMCRGNTIVIEDLPADVAGVRASRRNTNYQTWMLNEWIEDEIKNYKKSTHKGSYYTYIMGQVEKELIKQVLEQTNGKRIETAEVLGITRNTLRTKMINYGLE